A DNA window from Chitinibacter fontanus contains the following coding sequences:
- the yjgA gene encoding ribosome biogenesis factor YjgA, translating to MAKPQHDDEIEGVSKSQLKREAAALQELGATLMTYSAKQLAPLNLPEKLVDALNEGRRITANGATARHKQYIGKLMRDVDPAPIYAFLDALNGDSDKHTAWLHQVERLREKLLVDSKAVEQFIADFPDVDIQHLRQLIRNAIKERQAQESGKHMPPKAFRELFQLIKSHIKEPALPSLSDSNDAEDDEE from the coding sequence ATGGCCAAACCACAACACGACGATGAAATTGAAGGCGTCAGTAAATCTCAATTAAAGCGCGAAGCCGCAGCACTGCAAGAGCTAGGCGCTACGCTGATGACCTACAGCGCCAAACAACTGGCACCGCTCAATTTGCCTGAAAAACTCGTCGATGCCCTGAACGAAGGCCGACGGATTACCGCCAATGGCGCTACCGCTCGTCATAAACAATACATTGGTAAATTGATGCGCGATGTAGATCCTGCGCCGATTTATGCATTTTTAGATGCGCTCAATGGCGACTCGGATAAACACACTGCGTGGCTGCATCAGGTCGAGCGCCTGCGTGAAAAGCTTTTGGTCGACAGTAAAGCGGTTGAGCAATTTATTGCCGATTTCCCCGACGTGGATATTCAGCACTTGCGCCAGCTGATTCGCAACGCAATCAAAGAGCGCCAAGCGCAGGAAAGTGGCAAACACATGCCACCTAAAGCGTTCCGTGAATTATTCCAGCTGATCAAATCGCATATCAAAGAGCCGGCGCTGCCGAGTTTGAGCGACAGCAACGACGCAGAGGACGACGAAGAATGA
- a CDS encoding HAD-IA family hydrolase produces the protein MSIAVKGLLFDMDGTLVDSRSCIELLWRNWASRHNLNFAEIQAVMHGRRGIETIQIVAPHLDAQTEVELLLAEEALMLEGIVAIEGAQELLSSLDPNQWAVVTSAPRDLALAKLAFAGLPLPTHIVGADDVKDGKPHPAPFQMGAAKLGLTADQCLAFEDASAGIQSAHSAGAQVCLVSAAGGKDTTGLAQWQINHFAQVQIEQNNGTLNVKIK, from the coding sequence ATGAGCATTGCCGTGAAGGGTCTGTTGTTTGACATGGATGGTACTTTGGTTGATTCACGATCATGTATCGAGCTGCTATGGCGCAACTGGGCCTCACGGCACAATCTCAACTTCGCCGAAATCCAGGCCGTGATGCACGGCCGCCGTGGCATTGAAACCATCCAAATCGTTGCGCCGCATCTCGACGCGCAAACCGAGGTCGAGCTGCTGCTCGCCGAAGAAGCGCTAATGCTCGAAGGCATCGTTGCGATTGAAGGCGCGCAGGAATTACTCAGCAGCCTAGACCCCAATCAATGGGCAGTCGTTACCTCGGCTCCGCGCGATCTGGCCTTGGCCAAGCTCGCCTTTGCGGGCTTACCGCTGCCGACGCACATTGTTGGCGCAGACGATGTAAAGGATGGCAAACCGCACCCAGCCCCCTTTCAAATGGGCGCAGCCAAACTGGGGCTCACCGCTGATCAATGTTTAGCGTTTGAAGACGCCAGCGCAGGCATTCAGTCTGCGCACAGCGCTGGCGCGCAAGTGTGCTTGGTCAGCGCCGCTGGCGGCAAAGACACAACCGGTCTGGCGCAATGGCAAATCAACCATTTTGCCCAAGTGCAGATCGAGCAAAACAACGGCACTTTGAACGTAAAAATCAAATGA
- the mog gene encoding molybdopterin adenylyltransferase, whose translation MTTQTEVLKIGLVSVSDRASSGVYEDKGIPALQEWLSQAISSPFEIVSRLIADEQPTIEATLIDLVDQQQCHLVLTTGGTGPAKRDVTPDATLAIAEREMPGFGEQMRQISLHYVPTAILSRQVGVIRGSSLILNLPGQPKSIKETLEGVKDADGKVLVHGIFASVPYCIQLLEGPYVETHSAVVAAFRPKATILPQA comes from the coding sequence ATGACAACGCAAACTGAAGTTTTAAAAATTGGTCTAGTATCGGTGTCTGACCGCGCCAGCAGTGGCGTGTACGAAGACAAAGGCATTCCGGCACTGCAAGAGTGGCTAAGCCAAGCAATCTCAAGTCCATTTGAAATCGTCAGCCGCTTAATTGCTGACGAGCAGCCGACGATTGAGGCGACGCTGATTGATCTGGTCGATCAACAACAATGCCATTTGGTGCTAACTACAGGTGGCACAGGCCCAGCCAAACGAGATGTGACGCCCGACGCGACGCTGGCGATTGCCGAGCGCGAAATGCCCGGCTTTGGCGAGCAAATGCGCCAGATCAGCTTGCACTACGTACCCACCGCGATTTTATCGCGCCAAGTGGGCGTAATTCGCGGCAGCAGCCTGATTTTAAATCTGCCCGGCCAACCTAAATCGATTAAAGAAACACTCGAAGGCGTTAAAGACGCCGATGGCAAAGTACTAGTTCACGGCATTTTCGCCTCGGTGCCCTACTGCATCCAGCTACTCGAAGGCCCTTACGTTGAAACGCACAGCGCCGTTGTCGCGGCGTTTCGCCCCAAAGCAACGATTCTCCCGCAGGCATAA